One genomic region from Athalia rosae chromosome 3, iyAthRosa1.1, whole genome shotgun sequence encodes:
- the LOC105685605 gene encoding histone-binding protein N1/N2, which yields MADVADNVIFTDPIAAISQGKRHLLVRDYGMAVTALAQACELLAQKHGDTADELGEPYLLYGRALLALAREETGVLGGAVPGSDEIEAEEEHDEDEDNANDEKETDYEADDDEPVAKKSNGAATDAEKEALANNEASAKADSSTKPEGSDSKIPKADSSSGIADQHDKTSEDDKKTADSPALKNSAEEKVESTSSDDKATKNEAVREGVSKKGDAANEVEAADAKPEGAESKEKIGASELAFASTSGHAAEKVTQNGDGSANEEDDVEDDPKEEDEEDINNLQLAWEVLESAKLILLKRGPPGWKHLAEAHRLLGEVGMESGNQQGALTDLQACLDLLAKVEPCDPRAIAETYYQLGLAYSLANEFDASIEQFKEATSLLQAHIQQLNESKDSRKNDDPFYTVEGEIQELKELLPEIEEKIADITDFKAAACKAMVEGIKNKVAAGYIPNGAGPSSDGASSSTAETSSVNQKSATDISHLVRKKRKIDEPDNSTESPSKKSTPEKPV from the exons aTGGCTGACGTAGCAGATAACGTAATCTTCACCGACCCCATAGCAGCCATATCCCAGGGTAAACGTCACCTCTTGGTTCGTGATTATGGAATGGCAGTGACTGCTCTTGCTCAGGCCTGCGAACTCCTCGCACAAAAGCACGGAGACACCGCCGATGAACTGGGAGAACCCTATCTCTTGTACGGCAGAGCTCTGCTCGCTTTGGCCAGAGAAGAAACTGGAGTATTGGGCGGTGCAGTTCCTGGTTCCGATGAGATCGAGGCTGAAGAGGAACATGACGAAGATGAGGATAATGCAAATGACGAAAAGGAAACTGATTACGAAGCTGACGACGACGAACCCGTAGCCAAGAAATCCAACGGTGCTGCTACTGACGCCGAGAAG GAAGCTCTAGCAAATAACGAAGCTAGCGCAAAAGCAGATTCTTCGACAAAACCTGAAGGCAGTGATTCGAAAATACCCAAGGCGGACTCTAGTTCTGGAATCGCTGATCAACACGATAAAACTTCGGaggatgacaaaaaaacgGCTGATAGCCCAGCATTAAAGAATAGTGCGGAAGAGAAAGTGGAATCAACATCTTCGGACGACAAAGCAACCAAGAACGAAGCTGTAAGAGAGGGCGTCTCAAAAAAAGGTGATGCAGCCAACGAAGTCGAGGCGGCAGATGCGAAACCCGAGGGAGCAGAGTCTAAAGAAAAGATTGGAGCCAGCGAACTTGCATTTGCGTCGACATCTGGTCACGCAGCAGAAAAAGTCACACAAAACGGTGATGGATCAGCAAACGAGGAAGATGACGTAGAGGATGATCCgaaggaagaagatgaagaggaCATTAACAATTTGCAGCTTGCCTGGGAAGTCTTGGAATCAGCAAAATTGATTCTACTTAAACGTGGTCCACCCGGATGGAAACATTTGGCAGAAGCTCACAGATTGCTCGGGGAAGTTGGCATGGAGAGCGGCAACCAGCAAGGAGCATTGACCGACTTGCAAGCATGTTTGGACCTTCTGGCCAAAGTTGAACCTTGTGATCCGAGAGCTATCGCTGAAACATACTATCAGCTCGGATTAGCTTATTCATTAGCCAACGAGTTCGACGCAAGCATCGAGCAGTTTAAGGAAGCAACGTCGCTCCTGCAAGCCCACATTCAGCAATTGAACGAGTCTAAAGATTCCCGCAAAAACGATGATCCTTTCTACACCGTGGAGGGAGAAATCCAAGAACTGAAGGAACTGCTACCggaaattgaagagaagatCGCAGATATTACAGATTTCAAAGCAGCAGCGTGCAAAGCTATGGTAGAAGGAATAAAGAATAAAGTAGCCGCTGGTTATATTCCAAATGGTGCAGGACCAAGCAGCGACGGTGCCAGTTCAAGCACTGCAGAAACAAGCTCCGTCAATCAAAAATCCGCTACCGACATATCGCATCTGGTGCGTAAGAAACGTAAAATAGACGAGCCTGACAATTCAACGGAATCGCCGAGCAAGAAGTCTACGCCTGAAAAACCTGTCTAA
- the LOC105685604 gene encoding intraflagellar transport protein 140 homolog gives MSLYFDTRVKNPETTSISTYAAWHQNFPLLAVAAYSQDKGGFVTIYDDLGEPLQDVEAPAHSVAQVTALGWHRDRRWLAAGWESGELRVWPGDSGINEFNVIVTPHRDPITILEWSQHGGRLVSADTAGSLIGWKIDPRGQLLMVFHHELKDSFTHIAFKIAPPKPTMDISGLAKAAVAGDERALDLFSSWRPRTAAPMTVLTQRDNHAFYIGTANGVVYFVDSQGQCIEVLNTDGASLHCLLHHQTRDSVVVMTEGLNIGHFQADPITGRLTELTKVKLSGKADISRSGPSICWAGTNTLAVLTGELAIRCWDLHTGDTYVLAPPESTNANIATPQEICTSLCYCKNNETLAAGTNLGTIYLWKHKHVSDIEDNGWPTIPETCMIHGTVKQVTWGATVLRSPLLAVNCITNVFILRQQPMCAAYNDNICASQLAPKQILIETQNQNYIMKTELQVQSVAVNKEYVAVTSGRQVAVYKLNRENSVSTTLIGSFNCDAEKILIYESTLIILTPLVIQLRSIEGSINQTLPTTPEEGEPITMELTSRYLTVASLNGILKIWDVSKREAKLFTRAKAISESIDDFAEIIEARCNSDCRCVSITVAMANLMPSPILYVWDIESDQIYVYNFADPEDSHEESSTAMQCKGRLVTSHCWDDEDPRLLVCRAQSLEAPDSRPPSQINLTTTQEPVTSVVLITMFTTSDLGIVIQDVRSVKDENCRLLGVRTPHIIILNSEVTLDNESKVCHVVMRDFEELGTCDAATKKAILDFSFHISTANMDEAFKAIKTIQNEAVWKSLARMCVKTKQLNMAALCLGHMKHAQGARALREAMQDDNLNLDAKCGILAVQLGLYDDAERLFREANRLDLLCSMLEARNKFPQAIEMAAKENKIREKTSCYNYAKTLEQEGKITEAIEMYTKADCHRFEVPRMLLSRPRDLQAYLSTSEDQEINIWHAQYIESTGDMEAALRLYEKANDTLAMTRLLCYLGRDTEVSELVTRTNHAASAYHLAAHHESRNNVVQAVHFYSAAKAYTNAIRICKENDMSEELWPLAMLAPRHAQIDVAKHFEEAGQSDKAVLLYHKAGMLHKALDLAFKTQQYNALQLITMDVNADSDPALIRKCADYFVQNEQIDKAVDLLATGKNYMEALELIQIHNIVLTEDLAEKLTLEKVESNPNQEELRTSTLEKIGEIAFSQGNYHLATKKFTQAGNKVRAMKALLKSGDTEKICFFAQVSRQREIYIMAGNYLQSLDWQNQPEVLKNIINFYSKGKAMDLLANFYVACAQVEIDEFQNYEKAFDALNQASRCLSKVTTPRDRNLHKRANDMVNNRMATIERYLNIKKLFEHGETDAAVSQVRQLMDSQGTELEQSVRRGDLFATLTQHYANIGETEKARGTIEELKRLVPGINLSYYYNVNLLEALGYKINIQREESSDKDDGIEELLGE, from the exons ATGTCGCTCTACTTTGATACTCGTGTTAAGAATCCTGAAACTACCTCTATAAGTACATACGCTGCATGGCATCAGAACTTTCCGCTCTTAGCAGTCGCAGCTTATTCCCAAGATAAAGGAGGCTTTGTCACTATTTATGATGACCTTGGCGAACCCTTACAAGATGTCGAAGCACCAGCTCATTCCGTTGCTCAAGTTACAGCTCTTGGGTGGCATCGCGACAGACGATGGCTAGCTGCAGGATGGGAGAGCGGTGAATTGCGG GTTTGGCCTGGAGATTCTGGGATAAATGAATTCAATGTTATTGTAACACCTCATCGAGATCCTATAACTATTTTGGAATGGAGTCAGCATGGTGGGAGGCTCGTATCAGCAGATACAGCAGGTTCTCTGATTGGATGGAAAATAGATCCCAGAGGTCAACTTCTCATGGTGTTTCACCATGAATTGAAGGATTCTTTTACGCATATTGCATTTAAAATCGCACCACCTAAGCCAACCATGGACATCAG TGGGCTTGCCAAGGCAGCTGTAGCCGGTGATGAAAGAGCACTGGATCTGTTCAGTTCCTGGCGCCCGAGGACTGCCGCTCCTATGACAGTTCTAACGCAAAGGGACAACCACGCATTTTACATCGGTACCGCAAATGGGGTAGTTTACTTCGTAGACAGTCAAGGGCAGTGCATCGAAGTCCTTAATACAGATGGGGCATCTCTACACTGTTTATTACACCATCAAACAAGAGATTCTGTTGTTGTTATGACAGAGGGTCTCAACATTGGGCATTTCCAAGCAGACCCTATTACTGGCAGGCTCACAGAGCTCACGAAA gtGAAATTGAGTGGCAAAGCAGATATATCTCGGTCTGGACCATCTATCTGTTGGGCTGGAACAAACACTCTAGCTGTTTTAACCGGGGAATTAGCTATCAGATGTTGGGATCTACATACCGGTGATACTTATGTTCTAGCACCGCCGGAATCTACTAATGCTAATATTGCAACACCTCAAGAAATTTGCACGAGTTTATGTTACTGTAAAAATAATG AAACCTTGGCAGCTGGTACAAATTTGGGAACAATTTATCTATGGAAACATAAGCACGTATCAGACATCGAGGATAATGGATGGCCTACCATACCTGAAACTTGTATGATCCACGGTACTGTGAAACAGGTGACATGGGGTGCTACGGTTTTACGAAGTCCTCTTTTAGCTGTAAACTGCATTACCAATGTCTTCATACTTCGTCAACAACCAATGTGTGCGGCCTACAATGACAATATATGCGCCAGTCAATTAGCTCCGAAACAAATACTTATTGAAACGCAGAATCAAAATTATATCATGAAAACTGAGCTGCAGGTACAAAGTGTTGCGGTAAATAAAGAATATGTGGCAGTAACTTCTGGAAGGCAAGTTGCCGTTTATAAGTTGAACAGAGAGAATTCTGTAAGTACTACCTTGATCGGATCTTTTAATTGCGATGCCGAGAAGATACTGATTTATGAAAGTACTTTGATCATATTAACGCCGCTTGTGATTCAACTGAGATCGATAGAAGGCAGTATAAATCAAACATTACCTACAACACCTGAAGAGGGTGAACCCATAACTATGGAATTAACAAGTCGATATTTGACTGTGGCTTCGCTAAATGGAATACTCAAGATATGGGACGTGAGCAAACGAGAAGCGAAGCTATTCACAAGAGCAAAGGCTATTTCCGAATCAATCGACGATTTTGCTGAAATTATTGAAGCGAGATGCAATTCAGATTGTAGATGCGTTTCGATCACCGTTGCAATGGCCAATCTGATGCCAAGTCCAATTTTGTATGTTTGGGACATCGAAAGCGaccagatatatgtatataattttgcTGATCCCGAAGACAGCCACGAAGAGTCCTCCAC CGCTATGCAATGTAAGGGACGATTGGTAACGTCTCATTGCTGGGATGACGAGGATCCACGACTTTTGGTTTGCCGCGCGCAAAGTTTGGAAGCTCCTGATTCACGACCGCCGTCACAAATTAATTTAACTACTACCCAG GAACCAGTAACTAGCGTCGTCTTGATAACAATGTTCACAACATCTGACCTTGGGATAGTGATCCAAGATGTGCGTTCGGTTAAGGATGAAAATTGCAGGCTGTTGGGCGTTCGAACGCctcatataataattttaaattccgaaGTAACTTTGGATAACGAAAGCAAAGTGTGTCATGTTGTCATGCGCGATTTTGAAGAGCTGGGCACGTGTGATGCGGCAACAAAGAAAGCAATTCTAGATTTTAGTTTTCACATAAGCACAGCCAACATGGATGAAGCTTTCAAAGCAATCAAAACGATCCAGAACGAGGCTGTTTGGAAAAGTTTGGCGAGAATGTGCGTGAAAACCAAACAACTAAATATGGCTGCGCTTTGCTTGGGTCATATGAAACACGCTCAAGGAGCCAGAGCATTACGGGAAGCGATGCAAGACGACAATTTGAATTTAGACGCAAAATGTGGAATACTGGCTGTTCAACTTGGCTTATAT GATGACGCCGAGCGTCTCTTCAGAGAGGCCAATAGATTGGATCTTTTGTGTTCGATGTTGGAAGCGCGCAACAAGTTTCCCCAGGCCATCGAAATGGCAGctaaggaaaataaaattcgtgaaaaaacaAGCTGCTACAATTATGCAAAAACGCTGGAACAAGAAGGCAAGATAACAGAGGCAATAGAAATGTACACAAAAGCGGACTGTCACAGATTCGAAGTACCACGCATGCTTCTGTCCAGACCAAGGGACCTGCAAGCGTATTTGTCCACTTCGGAAGATCA AGAAATAAACATATGGCATGCTCAGTACATAGAATCGACCGGAGACATGGAGGCCGCGCTGCGTCTTTATGAAAAAGCAAACGATACCTTGGCAATGACTCGTTTACTCTGCTATTTAGGTCGGGACACCGAAGTGTCTGAGCTCGTTACCAGAACGAATCATGCAGCTTCAGCTTATCATCTCGCCGCACATCATGAGTCCAGAAATAACGTCGTACAGGCGGTTCATTTTTACAGTGCGGCTAAGGCCTATACCAATGCGATTCGTATTTGTAAG GAAAATGACATGTCCGAAGAATTGTGGCCCTTGGCAATGCTGGCGCCACGTCATGCCCAAATTGATGTGGCTAAACATTTCGAGGAAGCCGGTCAGTCCGACAAAGCTGTTCTGTTGTACCACAAGGCTGGAATGCTACATAAAGCCTTGGATTTGGCATTTAAAACTCAACAGTACAACGCTTTGCAATTGATAACAATGGATGTAAATGCTGACTCTGATCCCGCATTGATCAGGAAATGTGCCGATTATTTTGTACAAAATGAGCAAATAGACAAGGCCGTCGATTTACTTGCTACTGGTAAAAATTATATGGAAGCCTTGGAACTGATACAAATTCATAATATCGTACTCACTGAGGACTTGGCGGAGAAATTGACTCTCGAAAAAGTAGAGAGTAATCCGAATCAAGAGGAACTGCGGACATCGACTCTGGAGAAGATTGGGGAGATTGCATTTTCACAGGGGAATTACCATCTTGCTACCAAGAAGTTTACTCAGGCCGGTAATAAAGTGAGAGCTATGAAAGCTCTGCTGAAATCAGGTgatacagagaaaatttgtttcttcGCTCAAGTTTCTCGGCAGcgtgaaatttatattatgGCTGGGAATTATCTCCAGTCGTTGGATTGGCAAAACCAACCGGAAGTTCTGAAAaacattattaatttttattcaaaaggcAAAGCGATGGATTTACTGGCAAACTTTTACGTAGCTTGTGCTCAAGTCGAAATAGACGAATTCCAAAATTATGAAAAGGCATTCGACGCTTTGAACCAAGCAAGCAGATGCTTATCAAAGGTTACTACACCTCGCGATCGAAACTTACACAAAAGAGCAAATGACATGGTGAACAACAGAATGGCTACCATAGAACGCTATTTGAATATCAAAAA actATTTGAACACGGAGAAACTGATGCAGCGGTATCTCAAGTTCGCCAATTGATGGACTCGCAAGGAACCGAACTGGAGCAATCGGTTAGACGTGGCGATTTATTTGCTACATTGACGCAACACTACGCGAATATTGGGGAGACGGAAAAGGCGCGTGGAACAATCGAAGAGTTGAAGCGGCTTGTCCCAGGAATTAATTTGAGTTATTATTACAACGTGAATCTGTTAGAGGCTTTAGGatacaaaattaatattcaaaggGAAGAAAGTTCAGATAAAGATGACGGTATAGAAGAATTACTAggggaataa
- the LOC125500350 gene encoding uncharacterized protein LOC125500350: MRNTFTEICKNEENYKKIKKRREGRVRPVPDKSGDSESRDDDKSRIFESSSSIKTQSLRLTKNRELYCTLQAVLLASSVLVLSYSGVLYGKSEYRLLENGPIVSDFVSPSRTVVTLNLGYSAPYALVSSIAASMLVYSLVTRDAQWSFPSMVLCMADIVCDVGDAAVAIWLFFGNLKITTAIIYTVGTVVIIRTSIDKFYSGKYNF, encoded by the exons ATGAGAAACACTTTTACCGAAATCTgcaagaatgaagaaaattataaaaaaattaagaagagGCGGGAAGGGCGCGTTCGCCCGGTACCG GATAAATCGGGCGACTCTGAATCAAGAGACGACGATAAAAGCAGAATCTTTGAGTCGTCGAGTTCAATCAAAACCCAATCCCTCCGACTCACGAAAAACCGCGAGCTTTACTGTACTCTTCAAGCAGTTTTGCTTGCCAGTTCAGTTCTGGTGTTGAGTTACAGCGGCGTTCTTTATGGAAAATCAGAGTACAGATTACTCGAGAATGGACCGATCGTTAGCGATTTCGTGTCGCCAAGTCGCACCGTCGTTACCTTAAATCTCGGATATTCGGCGCCTTACGCCCTCGTCTCTTCGATTGCCGCCAGCATGTTGGTTTACTCCCTTGTAACG AGGGACGCGCAATGGAGTTTTCCCTCGATGGTTTTATGCATGGCCGACATCGTCTGTGACGTAGGTGACGCAGCGGTGGCTATCTGGTTGTTTTTTGGAAATCTGAAAATCACGACAGCTATAATTTACACCGTTGGAACAGTCGTTATAATTCGTACgtcgattgataaattttacagcggtaaatataatttttaa
- the LOC105685332 gene encoding uncharacterized protein LOC105685332 isoform X4: MGRFSRKCNLCGVGSILEKNKRSRLGKIACNICDQYFFGTSAYVIMLGLVGTVITGFDIIRIMNSKSLLRCASRQRGGDVVPMDVERDLKLMTSILGIEHYTLIMLGAITEYPMLHTPWLLMQLCVILVEIIVFFIRLFLDGLHIKRDEIMLAFVAVHNWMQVFCLFHSQARTPTL; the protein is encoded by the exons ATGGGCCGATTTTCGAGGAAGTGCAACCTTTGCGGTGTCGGTTCtatcttggaaaaaaataaaagatcg CGTTTGGGAAAAATCGCCTGTAATATTTGCGACCAATATTTCTTCGGGACCTCGGCATACGTGATAATGTTGGGACTCGTTGGAACG GTGATAACAGGCTTTGATATAATTCGCATAATGAACTCAAAATCCTTGCTAAGATGTGCGAGTCGACAACGTGGAGGTGACGTTG tGCCAATGGACGTCGAAAGGGATCTCAAACTGATGACTTCGATCCTCGGAATCGAACATTACACGTTAATCATGCTCGGAGCGATTACG GAATACCCCATGCTACATACGCCCTGGCTTCTGATGCAGCTCTGCGTAATACTCGTTGAGATCATCGTATTTTTCATAAGACTTTTTCTCGACGGATTGCACATAAAACGTGATGAGATTATGCTCGCCTTCGTCGCTGTACATAACTGGATGCAAGTATTCTGCCTCTTCCACAGCCAAGCGCGAACGCCTACCCTGTAG
- the LOC105685606 gene encoding uncharacterized protein LOC105685606 isoform X1 — translation MEPSRVPGGPAPRLGFLLATLALTMAATGMLCGAIMSDHWEEVTWDKEVLMGLANISTPTWYLDGQIAMLEPHPGHKHHYFHKQPAFLVPMHGGIWTLCVSLTEEEIQLLGQVGFPQDKCINYLTPDEAHEEIRATWQNRMQNLSISCSLVCLIVLTCAAVVGIFGLCRHQISAVLVTGVMYLLAATFALFTLTIIHFKRAQDRGTRVLDGPEDGVVGGPVPKSVLKARRFITSWSLDFGWGGVTLCALASVAWILLSKIMRFSPIAALIA, via the exons ATGGAGCCGTCTCGTGTTCCCGGAGGACCTGCGCCTCGACTCGGTTTTCTGTTGGCCACGTTGGCCCTCACCATGGCAG CTACCGGTATGTTGTGCGGTGCGATAATGTCCGATCACTGGGAGGAGGTCACTTGGGACAAGGAAGTTCTTATGGGACTGGCCAACATATCAACCCCCACATGGTACCTCGACGGACAGATAGCCATGCTGGAACCGCACCCTGGACACAAGcatcattattttcacaagCAGCCGGCTTTCCTCGTGCCGATGCACGGGGGTATTTGGACGCTCTGCGTGTCGCTCACTG AGGAAGAAATTCAACTACTGGGTCAGGTCGGCTTTCCGCAGGATAAATGCATCAATTATTTAACCCCCGACGAAGCGCACGAAGAGATTCGAGCTACGTGGCAAAACA gAATGCAAAATCTGAGCATATCCTGTTCCCTGGTTTGCCTGATCGTGCTCACATGCGCGGCCGTTGTTGGGATCTTCGGTCTTTGCAGGCACCAGATATCGGCGGTGCTCGTTACAGGAGTTATGTATCTTTTGGCAG CGACATTCGCCCTGTTCACCCTCACGATAATCCACTTCAAGCGAGCCCAAGACCGGGGGACCCGTGTGCTGGACGGTCCGGAGGATGGGGTGGTGGGAGGCCCCGTGCCAAAGAGCGTTTTGAAGGCCCGCAGGTTCATAACATCGTGGAGTTTGGATTTCGGATGGGGTGGGGTGACCCTCTGCGCTCTGGCTTCGGTCGCGTGGATTTTACTCAGCAAAATAATGCGGTTCAGTCCCATAGCCGCCCTGATTGCGTAG
- the LOC105685606 gene encoding uncharacterized protein LOC105685606 isoform X2 codes for MQNLSISCSLVCLIVLTCAAVVGIFGLCRHQISAVLVTGVMYLLAATFALFTLTIIHFKRAQDRGTRVLDGPEDGVVGGPVPKSVLKARRFITSWSLDFGWGGVTLCALASVAWILLSKIMRFSPIAALIA; via the exons ATGCAAAATCTGAGCATATCCTGTTCCCTGGTTTGCCTGATCGTGCTCACATGCGCGGCCGTTGTTGGGATCTTCGGTCTTTGCAGGCACCAGATATCGGCGGTGCTCGTTACAGGAGTTATGTATCTTTTGGCAG CGACATTCGCCCTGTTCACCCTCACGATAATCCACTTCAAGCGAGCCCAAGACCGGGGGACCCGTGTGCTGGACGGTCCGGAGGATGGGGTGGTGGGAGGCCCCGTGCCAAAGAGCGTTTTGAAGGCCCGCAGGTTCATAACATCGTGGAGTTTGGATTTCGGATGGGGTGGGGTGACCCTCTGCGCTCTGGCTTCGGTCGCGTGGATTTTACTCAGCAAAATAATGCGGTTCAGTCCCATAGCCGCCCTGATTGCGTAG